A single region of the Oncorhynchus kisutch isolate 150728-3 linkage group LG30, Okis_V2, whole genome shotgun sequence genome encodes:
- the LOC109881557 gene encoding ankyrin repeat domain-containing protein 12 isoform X2: MAKPGADRDGSMVDKPTGKKSKDKISLFTKTPKLDRSEFLGGKEGKPPKSIMKRKLSFTVSPPRNKERESDTDKDGPDKKKVKKESGGSKKAPVNLLFGYPLSERKQMALLMQMTARDNSPDSTPSHPSQAPPVQKKLPSSTASRARDKVNKRNERGETPLHMAAIRGDAKHVKEIISLGADVNVKDFAGWTPLHEACNLGYYDVAKVLISAGAEVNTQGLDDDTPLHDASSSGHTDIVKLLLRHGGNAFQANKRGERPVDIADSHELELLLKGEVPLSDPEDSSSESEDPPSVNPSSVDVDDDNMDDSDMEKVSEGKRSTVKASPPMSGLDEYEFKDEEEEEDLSKALNDRHILRRELRQEEKDHLAVKQSGKGDGNVSVQSSKSKKTKTLSRILYCTSDSSSDEMEMPSERRSSPTCSHGSEGHKASDASRTKKENLSEKKDKGSKVKKKNKSKSKNKENQEDRKENSKALVFSVATVSVSETHADKNNRGLCGDEDSFKMSFSPKDDSSVHLFHLSATVKSPKLNHGLADKQPSSNPLKQENAKMTCVSIAEGPCPPDGVKYNHYNPESEFCTESSSSKGCKHKEKSKHHQNDVIMDAGGGAGVEDGGSSPYNKDGGVANSVDISEGGTLRKTDKDGKVVKKHKLKHKEKDKPRREYEPERNRHRQKEGGRKDGHRNLEFDREFWKENFFNDDDPLPPGKMEREDCGSPQNTSTSGSSPVKEERKETKEKHPSSISSKEKRLRREEERLKKERKETSAVCKEERGGKDGKLSEREERTECLSSVRVSVPEETQRNSTSVNDEPEEKPVTGTTSTADSDQLDASEKCRRDKYDRRPSVKEREVDKTDKKHPDREKKVKIEHPEKSENSQNSMDRWKEREKERMASPGDKNHKEIEKLRALSSTKKYEESKDKKSKDKPDKRSDRERLEREYNAGEHKDRTSFDKKGKPPLEKFMDHSKSDRSKEKEKDKDCDKKKREKSKDSASSSSSSSSNLKLLLEEKGYVSESCKTLPAKLLKTEDLPKTPEKDRDRRDRESRDSDKHRDRDKDRSKDRSKEGGKASKTKPNETETDRDNRSKAKASPATREEQKPKEKRLVNEDLRQTSFERMLSLKDQEIEQWHRKHLEKIKQKERERMKQRPSSTTTDTGKLKSKAKAKTTSSSSGELCLSKELLRSKSSEGSTDVHCRDRDKPLKDSTSSRTMSLDGKTLSCLSGKLMAGMENSLSRSPRPESERSGLMSRSVSMISVASSEDSCQATLLTPRPIEYDSDMTLETSQDFQLPFLLSSFLPYPAVHDKDDNSLPEEPGQGNQTPLQSRHASPCLRAILDEDANCATASECKPIETLSKVAVVPAAQPSEESTSVQPLETCADPEESQSQSDPIQMLPNLPNAITDADLNTESEGNTASGVYLPPQASNTRDPHVKDSSTLQQASVQQLATPEQRGFSSTSDPLLIRDVQCIPVETSSAAPECSMKDLPSEDMTPLVTLSSLSCQLPFSSTETTLSLSASQSRETLPNTSTVTSQQTKTEIDGDLVLDSKDKTPVESGASSAENRAAVESLQSALGASRPGWMDNPVASTSKHPPPSASSEDSTMTTSKPKDSQEEMDTDGNSKDCKKSRFSSDIVGPSDPQPDKNYPNGQLTSSTVSRCSSPEHKEEEEPSDAPEKWRGPEAISTEKASCWSSSEGSSMVTVPEVKSEPCQEPTSEERPEGQTPSIVGSDQTHSVSGQSCNFQQGSRTDQSGSSGSYSCSGFSASSSPQSGDRDSDSSGAKAKVLSLTMEEDQDFQQTHPRKRKMPRLSTSNQAGGSMQQESLAAIVDSLKLEEIQPYQTERANPYYEFLHIRKKIEEKRKVLLSVIPQPPQYYDEYVTFTGSYLLDGNPLSKLCIPTITPPPSLPDQLKEMFKQQEVVRMKLRLQHSIEREKLIVSNEQEVLRVHYRAARTLANQTLPFSACTVLLDAEVYNMPQDAQASGMMSRTVESGDQDGKTSVRDRFNARQFMSWLQDVDDKFDKLKTCLLMRQQHEAAALNAVQRLHWQLKLQELDPVVYKSTSIFEISEFYIPLVEVNDDFDLTPI, from the exons ATGGCGAAACCCGGGGCCGACAGAGATGGATCCATGGTGGACAAACCGACTGGGAAGAAG AGCAAAGATAAGATTTCCCTCTTCACCAAGACTCCGAAGCTTGACCGCAGTGAGTTTCTGGGGGGGAAGGAAGGGAAACCACCCAAGTCTATCATGAAACGCAAATTGTCCTTCACCGTGAGCCCCCCTCGCAACAAGGAGAGAGAAtcagacacag ATAAAGATGGCCCGGATAAGAAGAAAGTCAAGAAGGAGTCTGGGGGGAGTAAGAAGGCCCCGGTTAATCTCCTGTTTGGCTACCCGCTGTCGGAACGAAAGCAGATGGCCCTCCTGATGCAGATGACCGCCAGGGACAACAGCCCAG acTCGACACCTAGCCACCCGTCCCAGGCCCCCCCGGTGCAGAAGAAGCTCCCCAGTAGCACGGCCTCCAGAGCGAGGGACAAGGTGAACAAGAGGAACGAGCGTGGCGAGACGCCGTTACACATGGCCGCCATACGAGGGGATGCCAAGCATGTCAAGGAGATCATCAGCCTGGGAGCTGATGTCAACGTCAAAGACTTCGCAG GCTGGACCCCTCTTCACGAGGCATGTAACCTTGGTTACTACGACGTGGCCAAGGTTCTGATCTCGGCCGGCGCAGAAGTCAACACCCAGGGTCTGGACGACGACACGCCGCTCCACGATGCCTCCAGTAGTGGACATACAGAC ATTGTGAAGCTGCTGCTGAGACATGGAGGCAATGCGTTCCAGGCCAACAAGAGAGGGGAGCGGCCCGTGGACATCGCTGATTCCCACGAGCTGGAGCTCCTCCTAAAGGGAGAGGTGCCCCTCTCAGACCCAGAGGACAGCTCCTCAG AGTCTGAAGACCCTCCTTCGGTTAACCCCTCAAGTGTGGACGTGGATGATGACAACATGGATGACTCGGACATGGAGAAAGTCTCTGAAGGCAAACGGAGCACCGTGAAGGCCTCACCCCCCATGTCTGGCCTGGACGAGTATGAGttcaaagacgaggaggaagaagaagaccTGAGTAAAGCCCTGAACGACAGACACATCCTCCGGAGAGAGCTGAGGCAGGAAGAGAAGGATCATTTGGCCGTGAAGCAGAGCGGTAAAGGGGACGGGAACGTCTCAGTCCAGTCCTCTAAGTCTAAGAAGACGAAGACGTTGTCCCGCATCCTGTATTGCACCTCGGATAGTTCCAGTGATGAGATGGAGATGCCGTCAGAGAGAAGGAGCTCTCCAACCTGTTCCCACGGCTCGGAGGGACACAAGGCGTCAGACGCCAGCAGGACTAAGAAAGAGAACCTCTCCGAAAAGAAAGACAAAGGCAGCAAAGTAAAGAAGAAGAACAAGAGCAAGAGTAAGAACAAGGAGAACCAGGAGGATAGGAAGGAAAACAGCAAAGCTCTGGTGTTCTCCGTAGCCACTGTGTCTGTGTCGGAGACACACGCGGACAAGAACAACCGGGGACTCTGTGGGGACGAAGACTCGTTCAAGATGTCCTTCAGTCCCAAGGATGACTCGTCCGTCCACCTCTTCCATCTGTCTGCCACCGTCAAGTCCCCCAAGCTCAACCACGGCCTCGCCGACAAGCAGCCGTCCTCCAACCCGCTCAAACAGGAGAACGCCAAGATGACGTGCGTCTCGATTGCCGAAGGCCCCTGTCCGCCGGATGGTGTCAAGTACAACCACTACAACCCAGAGTCTGAGTTCTGCACGGAGAGCTCCAGTAGTAAAGGCTGCAAGCACAAGGAGAAGAGCAAGCACCACCAGAATGACGTCATCATGGATGCTGGTGGTGGTGCAGGGGTGGAAGATGGAGGCTCCAGTCCGTATAATAAAGATGGCGGCGTTGCCAACAGCGTGGACATCTCTGAAGGTGGTACCTTACGGAAGACGGATAAGGACGGCAAGGTGGTCAAGAAGCACAAGTTAAAACACAAGGAGAAGGACAAGCCCAGGAGGGAGTATGAGCCAGAAAGGAACCGCCACCGGCAGAAGGAGGGCGGCAGAAAGGACGGCCACAGGAACCTGGAATTCGACCGGGAGTTCTGGAAAGAGAACTTCTTCAACGATGACGACCCTTTGCCTCCAGGGAAAATGGAGAGGGAGGACTGCGGATCTCCTCAGAATACCTCAACGTCGGGCAGCTCTCCTGTgaaggaagagagaaaagagactaAAGAAAAACACCCCTCTAGCATCAGCAGCAAGGAGAAAAGgttgagaagagaagaggaacgcttgaagaaggagaggaaagagaccTCGGCTGTCtgtaaagaggagagggggggaaaggaTGGGAAGCTCAGTGAGCGTGAGGAAAGGACTGAGTGCCTAAGCTCTGTACGGGTTTCGGTTCCTGAGGAGACGCAGCGTAACTCCACCAGTGTGAATGACGAACCGGAGGAGAAACCGGTAACGGGGACCACGTCTACAGCTGATTCAGACCAGCTGGATGCCTCTGAGAAATGCCGGCGGGACAAATACGACAGGAGGCCTTCTGTAAAGGAACGTGAGGTTGACAAGACGGATAAAAAGCATCCCGACAGAGAAAAGAAAGTCAAGATTGAGCACCCTGAGAAATCAGAGAATTCACAGAATTCCATGGATCgctggaaagagagggagaaggaaaggatGGCATCCCCTGGTGACAAGAACCACAAAGAGATCGAGAAGCTCAGAGCCTTGTCCTCGACTAAAAAATACGAGGAGAGCAAGGACAAGAAGAGCAAAGACAAGCCAGATAAGAGGAGTGACagggagaggctggagagggagtacAACGCgggagaacacaaagacaggacgAGCTTTGATAAGAAAGGAAAACCACCTTTAGAGAAATTTATGGACCACAGTAAATCCGATCGCTCTAAGGAAAAGGAGAAAGACAAAGACTGCGATAAGAAGAAAAGGGAAAAATCTAAAGACAGcgcttcctcatcttcctcctcctcttctaaccTGAAGCTCCTCTTGGAGGAGAAGGGCTATGTGTCTGAAAGTTGCAAGACATTACCAGCAAAACTACTAAAGACAGAGGACCTCCCAAAGACGCCAGAGAAAGACCGAGACAGGAGAGACCGAGAATCCAGAGACTCGGACAAGCACCGAGATCGGGACAAAGACCGTTCCAAGGACCGTTCCAAGGAGGGTGGCAAGGCCAGTAAGACCAAACCCAACGAGACTGAGACTGACCGAGACAACCGGTCCAAAGCTAAAGCCTCGCCTGCCACCCGGGAAGAGCAGAAGCCCAAAGAGAAACGTCTGGTCAACGAAGACCTGAGGCAGACCAGCTTCGAACGCATGCTGAGTCTGAAGGACCAGGAGATTGAACAGTGGCACCGGAAACACCTAGAAAAGATCAAACAGAAGGAGCGGGAGAGGATGAAACAACGGCCTTCCTCTACGACAACGGACACAGGGAAGCTCAAAAGCAAAGCCAAAGCCAAGACTACGTCCTCGTCTTCTGGAGAACTGTGCTTGAGCAAAGAATTGCTTCGCTCCAAGAGCTCTGAAGGCTCCACCGACGTTCACTGTCGCGACAGAGACAAACCCCTTAAGGACAGCACCAGCTCCAGGACCATGTCTCTGGACGGGAAGACACTTTCCTGTCTCAGTGGGAAGCTGATGGCTGGTATGGAGAACAGCTTGAGCAGGTCACCCAGGCCAGAAAGCGAGCGGTCGGGTCTTATGTCCAGGTCTGTGTCTATGATCTCTGTGGCCAGCTCTGAAGACTCCTGTCAGGCTACATTGCTGACACCGAGACCTATTGAGTACGACTCGGATATGACCCTGGAAACCTCCCAGGACTTTCAGCTGCCTTTCCTCCTGTCTTCCTTCCTTCCATATCCTGCCGTTCACGACAAAGACGACAACAGTCTTCCAGAAGAGCCGGGGCAAGGCAACCAGACTCCGCTGCAGAGCAGACACGCTTCCCCTTGCCTTAGGGCTATTCTGGACGAAGACGCTAACTGTGCGACGGCGTCTGAGTGCAAACCTATCGAAACTCTGTCCAAGGTCGCCGTGGTGCCTGCTGCTCAACCCAGTGAAGAGTCCACAAGTGTTCAGCCTTTAGAAACCTGTGCAGATCCAGAGGAGAGCCAGAGTCAAAGTGATCCAATTCAGATGCTTCCGAATCTTCCTAATGCAATAACAGATGCAGATCTCAACACTGAGAGTGAAGGGAACACCGCTTCAGGTGTCTATCTTCCACCTCAAGCGTCCAACACCAGAGATCCTCACGTAAAGGACTCCTCAACACTTCAGCAGGCTAGTGTCCAACAGCTAGCTACGCCAGAACAGAGAGGGTTTTCTTCCACCTCTGATCCTCTCCTAATACGGGACGTCCAGTGTATCCCTGTGGAGACCTCCAGTGCGGCACCTGAATGTAGCATGAAAGACCTGCCCTCTGAGGACATGACGCCACTGGTGACATTATCTTCTCTATCCTGTCAACTGCCGTTCTCCAGCACCGAAACCACCTTATCTCTCTCTGCTAGCCAGTCACGGGAAACCCTTCCAAACACCAGTACGGTGACCTCACAGCAGACGAAGACAGAGATTGATGGAGATCTGGTTCTTGATTCTAAAGATAAAACTCCAGTTGAGAGTGGAGCTAGCAGCGCTGAAAACAGAGCAGCTGTAGAGAGCCTTCAGAGTGCGTTAGGAGCGTCTAGACCCGGATGGATGGACAACCCAGTAGCCTCCACCAGCAAACACCCACCACCCAGCGCTAGCTCAGAGGACTCCACGATGACCACCAGCAAACCCAAGGACTCTCAAGAGGAGATGGACACTGACGGGAACAGTAAAGACTGTAAGAAATCCAGATTCTCCAGTGACATTGTGGGTCCTAGCGATCCTCAGCCGGACAAAAACTATCCTAATGGCCAGCTTACATCATCCACTGTGTCGCGCTGCTCGAGCCCTGAACACAAGGAAGAAGAAGAACCTTCTGACGCTCCTGAGAAGTGGAGAGGTCCTGAGGCCATATCAACAGAAAAGGCTAGCTGTTGGTCTTCATCAGAGGGCAGTAGTATGGTCACCGTCCCCGAGGTGAAGTCAGAGCCATGCCAAGAGCCTACCTCCGAGGAGAGACCAGAAGGACAGACTCCCTCGATTGTTGGATCAGACCAGACCCACAGTGTTTCTGGACAGAGTTGTAACTTCCAGCAGGGCTCCCGGACAGACCagagtggtagtagtggtagttacAGCTGCAGTGGGTTTTCTGCTAGCTCTTCCCCCCAGTCTGGGGACAGAGACTCTGACTCCTCCGGGGCTAAGGCCAAGGTCCTCTCCCTAACCATGGAAGAGGACCAGGACTTCCAGCAGACCCACCCCAGGAAGAGGAAGATGCCCAGGTTGTCTACCTCCAACCAGGCTGGAGGCAGCATGCAGCAG GAGTCTCTGGCGGCCATCGTTGACTCTCTGAAGCTGGAGGAGATTCAGCCGTACCAGACGGAGAGGGCCAACCCTTACTACGAGTTCCTGCACATCCGCAAGAAGATCGAGGAGAAGCGTAAAGTGTTGCTGAGCGTCATCCCCCAGCCGCCACAGTATTACGACGAATACGTGACGTTTACTGGATCCTACCTGCTAGACGGGAACCCGCTCAGCAAACTCTGTATTCCAACT AtaactcctcctccgtctctacCGGACCAACTGAAGGAGATGTTTAAACAACAGGAAGTTGTTCGTATGAAGCTACGCTTGCAACACAGCATTGAACGG